The Borrelia coriaceae genome has a window encoding:
- a CDS encoding variable large family protein, producing MKINIKNIKVKSICATLFISLFLACNNGIEELEKRNTFLSSLANLGNDFLDVFTSFGDSLGGVLGFNTETKKSDVGKYFKNIEDSLTTIKTRLNTIVQNMKSENNPNAVGTEAAVATLSEKLAKIIDGAKAVSEVIVNDSSLIADFNSNGAGVVAEDVGKLVEGIKNIVEVVLGPKEGNPEAGDDKQAKDGTTQRTASAAASDAGKLFSTSDISSNEKESATDAAKAVGAVTGADILKAMIKNDGDAVKLEKTGGTAAERPKDATIAGAMALRAMAKKGKFANKSNNDAYVKKIVGDAVVSAVTKALNTLTIAIRKTIDSGLKKVKEAMKINSNDIPVTTESKN from the coding sequence ATGAAAATAAATATTAAAAATATTAAAGTAAAAAGTATTTGTGCAACATTATTTATCTCTTTATTCCTTGCTTGTAATAATGGGATAGAAGAACTTGAGAAGAGAAATACTTTCTTATCCTCTCTTGCTAATTTAGGTAATGACTTCTTAGATGTTTTTACTTCTTTTGGGGATTCACTTGGTGGTGTTTTAGGTTTTAATACTGAAACTAAAAAGTCTGATGTTGGAAAATATTTTAAGAATATAGAAGATAGCTTGACAACAATAAAGACAAGGCTTAATACAATTGTCCAAAATATGAAATCTGAAAATAATCCTAATGCTGTTGGAACAGAAGCAGCTGTAGCAACTTTAAGTGAAAAACTTGCTAAGATCATAGATGGTGCAAAAGCCGTTAGTGAGGTTATAGTCAATGATTCTAGTCTTATTGCTGATTTTAATAGTAATGGGGCTGGTGTTGTTGCTGAAGATGTTGGTAAATTAGTAGAGGGAATTAAGAATATTGTGGAAGTGGTACTTGGACCAAAAGAGGGAAATCCTGAGGCTGGTGATGATAAACAGGCTAAAGATGGTACTACTCAAAGAACTGCTTCAGCTGCTGCTAGTGATGCAGGGAAATTATTTTCTACTTCTGATATAAGTTCTAATGAAAAGGAATCAGCAACTGATGCAGCTAAGGCTGTTGGAGCAGTAACTGGTGCTGATATCCTAAAAGCTATGATTAAAAATGATGGAGATGCTGTTAAGTTAGAAAAAACTGGTGGTACTGCTGCTGAAAGGCCTAAAGATGCAACTATAGCAGGGGCTATGGCACTTCGAGCAATGGCTAAAAAGGGTAAATTCGCTAATAAGAGTAATAATGATGCTTATGTAAAGAAAATAGTAGGAGATGCAGTTGTTAGTGCAGTTACTAAGGCGTTAAATACATTGACTATAGCAATAAGAAAAACAATTGACTCAGGACTTAAGAAAGTTAAAGAAGCAATGAAAATTAATTCTAATGATATTCCTGTAACTACAGAATCTAAAAACTAA